A genomic region of Methanothermobacter sp. CaT2 contains the following coding sequences:
- a CDS encoding ATP-binding protein encodes MKHDDVLMILAAAALMFSFSWVHGMLLVLPLLAIPQLSSRTLKWGVLVLAVFVALLILQPMTRAVGLNISDELFRLVLLLLFTFMVALLIERIEKVRSLRELNLELKKQAEKLEDANKELEAFAYSVSHDLRVPLRAIDGFSRILVEDYEDKLDDEGVRILGIIRDNTRKMGQLIDDILLLSRAGRQEMNLAMLDMRELAESTYRELASQEEGRSIEFSVADLPPAMADRALMGQVMGNLLSNAIKFTRDRDPAVIEVGYMDGGDEHTYYVKDNGAGFDMKYASKLFGLFQRLHSQEEFEGTGVGLSIVQRIIKRHGGRVWGEGKVDGGATIYFTLPKVVK; translated from the coding sequence ATGAAGCATGACGATGTTCTAATGATTCTTGCAGCAGCCGCTCTGATGTTCTCCTTTAGCTGGGTGCATGGCATGTTACTGGTTCTACCACTGCTTGCAATCCCTCAACTGTCCTCAAGGACCCTTAAATGGGGGGTCCTCGTTCTGGCAGTTTTCGTGGCCCTCCTGATACTCCAGCCGATGACAAGGGCAGTTGGCCTTAACATATCAGATGAGCTCTTCAGACTGGTTCTCCTGTTACTTTTCACGTTCATGGTGGCCCTCCTCATCGAGAGGATTGAAAAGGTCCGCTCTCTGAGGGAACTGAACCTTGAACTGAAGAAACAGGCTGAAAAACTTGAGGATGCGAACAAGGAACTTGAGGCATTCGCATACTCTGTCTCCCATGACCTCAGGGTCCCCCTGAGGGCTATAGACGGCTTTTCAAGGATACTCGTGGAGGACTATGAGGATAAACTCGATGATGAGGGGGTAAGGATCCTCGGGATAATAAGGGATAACACAAGGAAGATGGGTCAGCTCATAGACGACATACTCCTCCTCTCAAGGGCAGGCAGGCAGGAGATGAACCTTGCAATGCTTGACATGAGGGAACTGGCAGAGTCAACCTACAGGGAACTCGCATCCCAGGAGGAGGGGCGTTCAATAGAGTTTTCGGTGGCTGATCTTCCACCTGCAATGGCTGACCGCGCCCTCATGGGGCAGGTCATGGGCAACCTCCTGTCAAACGCCATAAAATTCACAAGGGACCGGGACCCCGCGGTGATAGAGGTCGGCTACATGGATGGTGGTGATGAACACACATACTATGTTAAGGATAACGGCGCCGGCTTTGACATGAAGTATGCCAGCAAACTCTTCGGACTCTTCCAGAGACTGCACAGCCAGGAAGAATTCGAGGGGACAGGAGTCGGACTCTCAATAGTCCAGAGAATCATAAAGAGGCATGGTGGAAGGGTCTGGGGTGAAGGAAAGGTTGATGGTGGTGCAACAATATACTTCACACTTCCAAAGGTGGTGAAATGA
- a CDS encoding response regulator: MMTDADILLVEDNPTDAELTIRALKKNNLANKLHWVKDGAEALDYIFASGSYSDRDPENLPKLILLDLRMPKVDGLEVLQEIKRNDSTSKIPVVVLTSSKEDRDIVESYKLGVNSYVSKPVEFDEFISAVSTLGFYWMIINQPPE; this comes from the coding sequence ATGATGACAGATGCAGATATACTCCTGGTTGAGGATAACCCCACAGACGCGGAACTGACCATAAGGGCCCTGAAGAAGAACAACCTTGCCAACAAGCTCCACTGGGTGAAGGACGGGGCAGAGGCCCTTGACTACATATTTGCATCGGGTTCCTACTCTGATAGGGATCCGGAGAACCTCCCAAAACTGATCCTCCTGGACCTGAGGATGCCCAAGGTTGACGGCCTCGAGGTACTCCAGGAGATCAAGAGAAATGATTCAACCAGCAAGATCCCGGTCGTGGTTCTAACATCCTCCAAGGAGGACCGTGACATAGTGGAAAGCTATAAACTTGGGGTGAACAGCTACGTGAGCAAACCGGTGGAGTTCGATGAATTCATAAGCGCAGTTTCAACCCTTGGCTTCTACTGGATGATCATAAACCAGCCCCCGGAATAG
- a CDS encoding response regulator, with amino-acid sequence MSEKLKVLILEDVPLDAELVIRELQRDGIEFEHLTVDSEDSFRRALEEFSPDIILADHALPSFDGVSALRIVRENYDIPFIFVSGKIGEEFAVDMLKAGATDYVLKNNLSKLPLAFRRALQEAEEERKIKKARKALEESERKYRALFEKSGNPIFICSTDGIILDVNPAAAGFLKSFREDIIGRNIREWIHEEDADRIFRDGEGGHLKFRVGLRGRTLDTSVTAVELDHEKLIYIMGKDVTAQKRIEKELKSSKEEYRVIFENTGTLTVICGSDMVIELANSAFEEFSGYSKGEIQGYMKFTDFVDASDAARIEAYYRLKGINPDAIPHNFEVVLRNRQGEERNFFATSVVIPGSERCLISLMDITHRKSVEKRLRRSLREKELLLREVHHRVKNNLQIISTLLMLQASTTGDKRLRDLYRDSQHRIDAISLIHEKLYESRDLSRVNLRDYIKTLLSDLLDSYGADSNGIDVRVKVDDVRLNIETAIPCGLIINELVSNSLKYAFPDGKGEITVEVHSTGEGYEMTVSDNGVGLPEDLDLEGSGTLGLRIVRNLVEQIDGELEIERPARFTIKFTEVEYRRRF; translated from the coding sequence ATGTCAGAGAAATTGAAGGTACTGATACTTGAGGACGTCCCGCTTGACGCTGAACTTGTCATAAGGGAACTGCAGAGGGATGGTATAGAATTCGAGCACCTCACAGTTGACAGCGAGGACTCATTCAGGAGGGCCCTTGAGGAATTCAGCCCGGATATAATACTTGCAGACCACGCACTCCCCAGCTTCGACGGAGTATCTGCCCTGAGGATTGTGAGGGAGAACTATGACATCCCCTTCATATTTGTCAGTGGAAAGATCGGGGAGGAATTCGCTGTTGACATGCTCAAGGCAGGGGCCACCGATTACGTACTTAAGAATAACCTGTCAAAACTTCCACTTGCCTTCAGGAGGGCGCTGCAGGAGGCTGAAGAAGAGAGAAAGATTAAAAAGGCCAGGAAAGCCCTTGAAGAGAGTGAAAGGAAATACAGGGCACTCTTTGAGAAATCAGGAAACCCGATATTCATCTGTTCAACCGATGGCATCATACTGGACGTTAACCCTGCAGCCGCAGGCTTCCTCAAGTCCTTCAGGGAGGATATAATCGGGAGAAACATAAGGGAGTGGATCCATGAGGAGGACGCTGACAGGATATTCAGGGATGGAGAGGGCGGCCATCTGAAGTTCAGGGTGGGCCTCCGGGGACGCACCCTGGACACATCGGTAACAGCAGTTGAACTGGACCATGAGAAGCTCATATATATCATGGGTAAGGATGTGACCGCCCAGAAACGTATTGAGAAGGAACTCAAATCCAGCAAGGAGGAGTACAGGGTAATCTTCGAAAACACAGGCACACTCACTGTAATCTGCGGCAGCGACATGGTGATTGAACTTGCGAACTCAGCCTTTGAGGAGTTCTCAGGTTACAGTAAGGGCGAGATCCAGGGCTACATGAAGTTCACAGACTTTGTTGACGCCTCTGACGCAGCTCGCATCGAGGCATACTACCGCCTTAAAGGTATCAACCCGGATGCCATCCCCCACAACTTCGAGGTGGTCCTCAGGAACCGGCAGGGTGAGGAGAGAAACTTCTTCGCAACCTCCGTTGTGATCCCGGGGAGTGAGAGGTGCCTCATATCCCTCATGGACATAACCCACAGGAAATCCGTTGAGAAACGCCTCAGGCGGTCCCTCAGGGAGAAGGAACTCCTCTTAAGGGAGGTGCACCATCGGGTCAAGAACAACCTCCAGATAATATCAACACTCCTCATGCTCCAGGCATCCACCACCGGCGACAAGAGACTGAGGGACCTCTACAGGGACAGCCAGCACAGGATAGATGCCATATCCCTCATACACGAGAAGCTCTACGAGTCGAGGGACCTCTCAAGGGTTAACCTCAGGGACTACATCAAGACACTCCTCAGCGACCTCCTGGATTCCTATGGAGCAGACAGTAACGGCATCGATGTGAGGGTGAAGGTGGATGATGTGAGGCTCAACATTGAAACAGCCATCCCCTGCGGCCTCATAATCAATGAACTGGTATCAAATTCCCTCAAGTATGCATTCCCTGATGGTAAGGGTGAAATCACCGTTGAAGTCCACAGTACCGGCGAGGGATACGAAATGACGGTTTCAGATAATGGGGTCGGCCTCCCGGAGGACCTTGACCTTGAGGGATCAGGCACACTGGGCCTCAGGATCGTCAGGAACCTCGTGGAGCAGATAGACGGGGAACTTGAAATAGAAAGGCCTGCAAGGTTCACAATAAAATTCACTGAGGTTGAGTACAGGAGGAGGTTCTAG